In the Sarcophilus harrisii chromosome 1, mSarHar1.11, whole genome shotgun sequence genome, one interval contains:
- the LOC105749783 gene encoding growth/differentiation factor 15, with protein sequence MLGLSLPPRELRLLSLLPLLLPLLLPPPSGAAEPGDRERSEQLEAVRSAILSRLGLSAPPDVRPQLLSSAEVRRLQRRYEEALTQLRTNQSLEATGSGRSSRSPRVPKVRILMPKLELSRDAPHERFHLLLLRKALTAGTPEEPRVLRAQLRLFLQPPSPLTPTEWAPSPLDAAPQTLTLDLTRPLQRWLRRRPAPASLLRLPLALPPNVTRELLRQPPGPRASLRVELQELPRGAPRRARALEPDKVCGEGGGRRCCVRSQRVSFKEIGWDSWVLAPREFEMRFCEGSCPQGYRPASMHAQLKARLHRLSPALAGPPCCVPSAYEPMVLMHYGSDGQIAFTPYEDLLPTGCHCA encoded by the exons ATGCTCGGGCTCTCTCTGCCTCCCAGGGAGCTGCGGCTGCTGTCGCTGCTCCCGCTGCTGCTCCCGCTGCTGCTGCCGCCTCCGTCCGGGGCAGCTGAGCCGGGGGACCGGGAGCGCAGCGAGCAGCTAGAAGCCGTCCGCAGCGCCATCCTGAGCCGGCTCGGGCTGTCCGCGCCCCCGGACGTGCGCCCGCAGCTTCTCAGCTCCGCGGAGGTCCGGAGGCTGCAGCGCCGATATGAGGAGGCACTGACCCAGCTGCGGACCAACCAGAGCCTGGAGGCTACAGGCTCGGGCCGGAGTTCGCGTTCCCCTAGAGTCCCCAAGGTCCGGATCCTGATGCCTAAAT TGGAGCTCAGCCGGGACGCCCCCCACGAGCGCTTCCACCTGCTCCTCCTCCGCAAGGCTCTGACTGCGGGGACCCCGGAGGAGCCGCGGGTGCTGCGCGCCCAGCTGCGGCTGTTTCTGCAGCCACCATCCCCGCTGACCCCGACTGAGTGGGCCCCGTCGCCGTTAGATGCTGCTCCCCAGACCCTGACGCTCGACCTGACGCGGCCGCTGCAGCGCTGGCTCCGGCGCCGTCCGGCTCCGGCGTCCCTGCTGCGGCTGCCGCTGGCTTTGCCTCCCAACGTGACCCGAGAGCTGCTCCGCCAGCCCCCGGGCCCGCGCGCCAGCCTGCGCGTGGAGCTCCAAGAGCTTCCCCGAGGGGCGCCCCGGCGGGCGCGAGCGCTGGAGCCCGACAAAGTCTGCGGAGAGGGAGGCGGGAGACGCTGCTGCGTCCGCTCGCAGCGCGTGTCTTTCAAAGAGATCGGCTGGGACAGCTGGGTGCTGGCGCCCCGCGAATTCGAGATGCGCTTCTGCGAGGGCTCGTGTCCGCAGGGCTACCGGCCGGCCAGCATGCACGCGCAGCTCAAGGCGCGCCTGCACCGCCTTTCCCCCGCCCTGGCGGGCCCGCCCTGCTGCGTCCCCTCTGCCTACGAGCCCATGGTGCTCATGCACTACGGCAGTGACGGGCAGATAGCCTTCACGCCCTACGAAGACCTGCTCCCCACGGGCTGCCACTGCGCCTAA